One window from the genome of Larimichthys crocea isolate SSNF unplaced genomic scaffold, L_crocea_2.0 scaffold33946, whole genome shotgun sequence encodes:
- the LOC113744983 gene encoding phosphatidylinositol 4-kinase beta-like produces MTAEQRAGSFSTVPNYDNDDEAWSVDDIGELQVELPEIHTNSCDNISQFSVDSITSLESKEPVFIAAGDIRRRLSEQLAQAPTTFKRDPEDPSAVALKEPWEEKVRYVVCVCVCV; encoded by the exons ATGACGGCGGAGCAGCGAGCCGGCAGCTTCTCCACCGTCCCCAACTACGACAACGACGACGAGGCGTGGTCTGTGGACGACATCGGagagctgcaggtggag CTTCCAGAGATTCACACCAACAGCTGCGACAACATCAGCCAGTTCTCCGTGGACAGCATCACCAGCCTGGAGAGCAAAGAGCCGGTCTTCATCGCGGCCGGAGACATCAG GCGGCGTCTGTCCGAGCAGCTCGCTCAGGCTCCCACCACCTTCAAACGGGACCCGGAGGACCCGTCAGCTGTGGCCCTGAAGGAACCGTGGGAGGAGAAGGTCCGGtacgtggtgtgtgtgtgtgtgtgtgt